From a region of the Pongo pygmaeus isolate AG05252 chromosome 5, NHGRI_mPonPyg2-v2.0_pri, whole genome shotgun sequence genome:
- the ZKSCAN8 gene encoding zinc finger protein with KRAB and SCAN domains 8, with translation MAEETRKPSAPSPPDQTPEEDLVIVKVEEDHGWDQESSLHENNPPGQELFRLRFRQLCYQETLGPREALIQLRALCHQWLRPDLNTKEQILELLVLEQFLTILPEELQTLVKEHQLENGEEVVTLLEDLERQIDILGRPVSARLHGRRVLWEEVVHSASAPEPPNTQLQSEATQHKSPVPQESQERAMSTSQSPTRSQKGSSGDQEMAATLLTAGFQTLEKIEDMAVSLIREEWLLDPSQKDLSRDNRPENFRNVFSLGGETRSENRELASKQVICTGIQPHGETAAKCNGDVIGGLEHEEARDLLGRLERQRGNPTQERRHKCDECGKSFAQSSGLVRHWRIHTGEKPYQCNVCGKAFSYRSALLSHQDIHNKVKRYHCKECGKAFSQNTGLILHQRIHTGEKPYQCNQCGKAFSQSAGLILHQRIHSGERPYECNECGKAFSHSSHLIGHQRIHTGEKPYECDECGKTFRRSSHLIGHQRSHTGEKPYKCNECGRAFSQKSGLIEHQRIHTGERPYKCKECGKAFNGNTGLIQHLRIHTGEKPYQCNECGKAFIQRSSLIRHQRIHSGEKSESTGV, from the exons ATGGCTGAAGAAACAAGAAAGCCTTCAGCCCCATCCCCACCAGACCAGACTCCTGAAGAGGATCTTGTAATCGTCAAGGTAGAGGAGGATCACGGTTGGGACCAGGAATCTAGTCTGCATGAAAATAACCCTCCTGGCCAAGAACTGTTCCGCCTGCGCTTCAGGCAGTTATGCTACCAGGAGACACTAGGACCCCGAGAAGCTCTGATCCAACTACGGGCACTTTGCCATCAGTGGCTGAGGCCAGATTTGAACACCAAGGAGCAGATCCTGGAGCTGCTGGTGCTGGAGCAGTTCTTGACCATCCTACCTGAGGAGCTCCAGACTCTGGTTAAGGAACATCAGCTAGAGAACGGAGAGGAGGTGGTGACCCTATTAGAGGATTTGGAAAGGCAGATTGATATACTAGGACGACCA GTCTCAGCTCGCTTACATGGACGTAGGGTACTCTGGGAGGAGGTAGTACACTCAGCATCTGCACCAGAGCCTCCAAATACTCAGCTCCAATCTGAGGCAACCCAACATAAATCTCCAGTGCCCCAAGAGTCACAAGAGAGAG CCATGTCTACTTCCCAGAGTCCTACTCGTTCCCAGAAAGGAAGTTCTGGAGACCAGGAAATGGCAGCTACACTTCTCACAGCAGGGTTCCAG ACTTTGGAGAAGATTGAAGACATGGCTGTGTCCCTTATTCGAGAGGAGTGGCTTCTTGATCCATCACAGAAGGATCTGAGTAGAGATAACAGGccagaaaatttcagaaatgtgTTCTCCCTGG gtGGTGAGACCAGGAGTGAGAACAGGGAATTAGCTTCAAAACAGGTAATATGTACTGGAATCCAACCACATGGAGAGACAGCTGCCAAATGCAACGGGGATGTTATCGGGGGTCTTGAGCATGAAGAAGCCCGAGACCTTCTGGGCAGATTAGAGAGGCAGCGGGGAAATCCCACACAAGAGAGACGACATAAATGTGATGAATGTGGGAAAAGCTTTGCTCAGAGCTCAGGCCTTGTTCGCCACTGGAGAATCCACACTGGGGAGAAACCCTATCAGTGTAATGTGTGTGGTAAAGCCTTCAGTTACAGGTCAGCCCTTCTTTCACATCAGGATATCCACAACAAAGTAAAACGCTATCACTGTAAGGAGTGTGGCAAAGCCTTCAGTCAGAACACAGGCCTGATTCTGCACCAGAGAATCCACACTGGGGAGAAGCCATATCAGTGCAATCAGTGTGGGAAGGCTTTCAGTCAGAGTGCAGGCCTTATTCTGCACCAGAGAATCCACAGTGGGGAGAGACCTTATGAATGTAATGAGTGTGGGAAAGCTTTCAGTCATAGCTCACACCTCATTGGACATCAGAGAATCCATACTGGGGAGAAGCCCTATGAGTGTGATGAGTGTGGGAAAACCTTCAGGCGGAGCTCACATCTTATTGGTCATCAGAGGAGCCACACTggggagaaaccctacaaatgcaATGAGTGTGGGAGGGCCTTCAGTCAGAAGTCAGGCCTTATTGAACATCAGAGAATCCACACTGGAGAAAGACCCtataaatgtaaagaatgtgggaaagctttcAATGGGAACACTGGTCTCATTCAACACCTGAGAATTCACACAGGGGAGAAGCCCTACCAATGTAAtgagtgtgggaaagcctttattCAGAGGTCGAGTCTCATTCGACATCAGAGAATCCACAGTGGTGAAAAATCTGAATCCACAGGTGTTTAG